One region of Chloroflexota bacterium genomic DNA includes:
- a CDS encoding SH3 domain-containing protein: MKSRLFLPFLLIPVLILVTSLACDIPGSGTIDEINLPDVSPDQLKELIDTGRQLLPLARQVATLTASQENLGALLESPEMGNVRWTGSVRAQLTVVRLVCNQIHLVDPPEGVAGIYQALVDVCGDCQKTVDIVLDGIDNLDVNAISQATVTGQSCLDGLKSNQAAIDELKEKINLDLDDLPLDKLNLEELNLPGLSEIDLPDLGLEQLGETSPKPPTVNAGSNLRAGPGADFDRAGGLTEGTVVAVIGRNQAGDWLALEVDGLGTVWIAAFLIENPPDLDNLPVIVSE; encoded by the coding sequence ATGAAGAGCCGCCTTTTCCTTCCCTTTCTTTTGATCCCTGTCCTTATCCTTGTGACCTCCCTGGCCTGCGACATTCCTGGCAGCGGCACTATCGACGAGATCAACCTGCCTGATGTTTCTCCCGACCAATTGAAGGAGCTCATCGACACAGGCCGGCAGCTTCTACCACTGGCCCGGCAGGTTGCCACGTTGACCGCCTCCCAGGAGAACCTGGGCGCCCTGTTGGAATCGCCAGAGATGGGAAATGTGCGCTGGACCGGTTCGGTACGAGCCCAATTGACGGTCGTGCGCCTGGTCTGTAACCAGATTCATCTTGTCGATCCCCCCGAGGGGGTGGCAGGCATTTACCAGGCCCTCGTAGACGTATGCGGTGACTGCCAGAAGACGGTAGACATTGTCCTCGACGGCATTGACAACCTGGATGTCAACGCCATCAGCCAGGCCACCGTAACAGGCCAGAGCTGTCTCGACGGCCTCAAATCCAATCAGGCAGCGATCGATGAGCTGAAGGAAAAGATCAACCTCGATTTGGATGATCTCCCCCTGGACAAGCTGAATCTTGAGGAGTTGAATCTTCCGGGCCTGTCGGAGATTGACCTGCCCGATCTCGGCCTGGAACAGTTGGGGGAAACATCACCCAAACCACCGACGGTCAATGCCGGATCCAATCTCAGGGCTGGCCCTGGCGCCGATTTCGATCGGGCAGGTGGCCTGACCGAGGGAACAGTGGTCGCTGTGATTGGCAGGAATCAGGCTGGCGATTGGCTGGCTCTGGAAGTAGATGGATTGGGCACGGTTTGGATCGCCGCTTTTCTCATCGAGAATCCCCCCGATCTGGACAACCTGCCCGTGATAGTGTCGGAATGA